GGGACCATGGGCACCCGGCCTTAGCCAGAGAATTGCACCCATAGAACTTCAGGATCAGGGATGTCCAGAGCTTTTGGGGCCATTCATGCACAGCAGGGCTGCTGTGGGAGGGGTCCGACTAAGAATCCCTCTCATGGCATCTAGCACACTCAGTGCCAGCCTTCGTCTGAAGCCCCCCCGGGAAGGGCAGACCGTCAATAGGATGCCAATAGGAGCAGCCCAGCTAGACTGGTCTCTCTGTAACTTGTCCCAAGCGCTCCCGGATCTGCTCCGGGGGCCAGTCAGAGCAGGGTGAATTCCTCCCCGCATTGGACCTTCAGACACTTGAACATCGCTCTCCTGGCCCCCGGATCCTCCCATGACGTCCTCCATAAGGCCCTTCCCCGGCCTGGCTGCTCTCCTCCGGACCCTGCTGATGTCCTTCCTCCGTTGGGCCCAGAAATGCCCGCAGAGCTGGCGAGAAGGCCGACTGGGGCAGAGGAGAACGGTGGGATGGACGTTCCCCTCCGTTTCTGGGAAGCTCTGCGCTTTCGAACGGAGCCGGGGCCTGGTAGCTTTGGGGGCCGCCACATCCCATCGTTGAGCCGGCTTCCCGTCCCCTCCGCCCCCAGATGTTTGTGTGCTGTCTGCCTCCCGGGTCCTCCCTCACCTCGTACTCCAGGGGCTTTCCCCGGAGTAAGGCTTTTGCACTTATCGGCACTTAATTTCATCACTGTCGGTGCAGTCCTCCAGCCTCCCCTAGTCCCCCGGTGTTTTATCCGTGTCTCCCGATCAGTGTCACCTGCAAGCCGGCTAAACGTGCCCTCTCCGCCTTGCCCCGAGTCTGATAAAAATGCTCCTCGGCCTTGCGCGGACGCAAGTCCCCGGCGCGCCGTCAGAGCCCTCCTGCCCACTGGCCGCCCAATCAGTTCTGAATCTCGTCCCCATCCCTCCATCTTCTGCCCAAAAACAGAAGGACCTGCTCCATCCAAAATTTGCTAAAATCAGGACAAACTGGAACCCCAGGCCTGCCCCGTGTGCCGGGTTAATCGCTGTAGTCACCCCGGAAATGGGTTCAGTCCGGCAGAGCCTGTGCTTGCTGAGCCGGCCAGCAAGTTACCCCCCCCCTTTCCGAGATGTTCCTCGTCTCTTTAATGAGCTTCTCTACAATTTTCCCAGGACTAAAAGCCAGGGCAGATGGCCTGGAGTTCAAAGTCTgttcttttcccctgaaaaaaaaaaatcaggccagTCTCCCAGCCTTCCCCAGAACTACCGAATTGGAGATTTGTCAGGGGCTCCCGGGGCCTCCGGTCCCACCTTGCCCCACACCCAAACTGCCACAACAACCTGCCCCCCTAGTGCGGTGCTCTCTCATAGGCCTTGAACTTTCCGCATCCCGGAGGGTGGCAGTGGCCCTCTCTCACTTTTCCCAAGCCCAAAGTTCAGTCTGGTCCGAGGATTGAGTTTTACTCGAGGCCCCGCCCTTTGAGGGAGCAGAAGCAGCTGGAGTGTTCCTCGGGGAGGGTTTCTCATCTTCCTGCCCGCTATGTAGAGTCAGCGATATCCATCCAGGCCATCCCGCTAGCCAATGGCAGGAGTCCAGTGGCAGCTCGGGCTCTGCTGAGAGCTTCTCGCTGAACTCGGTCTGGGACACTTGAGAGATGGGGTCACTGGCTTTTCCCCGCCCTCTCGCCTTTGCCCAGGCCGTGCCGGCCGCTCTCCTTCCTTGTGTCTGCCTTTCAGAATCCCTAGTCAGGCGCTTCTCCAGTCACTGCCCCCGCCCCTGATCCATGCCACATGCCGCGCTTTATTTCTGGGTTCCGGTTCCCCTTGGGTCCCCCCTCGAGGGCAGGGCCTGTTCCACTGATGTGTCCCTCCCACCCAGCCCCCCCCAGGGCGAGACTGATGCCAGTGATGGAGGCGGCCGGGAGGCTGGGGAGGGACCCGGGGGCCCAGAGACAAGCAGAGGACCCGCCAGTAGGGACTGGCAGGCCGCGAGCTGGGCGGAAACCACGTGGGGAGCCTGAGGGGCGGGAGAGTCCGAGGGGCGGGGCGGGCCTCAGGGCCGGGGTGCTCTCCGGGTGGTCCCAGGGGGCGGGGAGGATCCCAGGGGCGGGGTCCTCTCCCCCTCTCCGGGTGGTCCCAGGGGCGGGGTGCTCTCCCCCTCTCCGGGTGGTCCCAGGGGGCGGGGCGGGTCCGAGGGGCGGGGTCCTCTCCCCCTCTCCGGGCCGAGGGGCGGGATGTGACCCGGCTCCCTCCCGCAGGTACAACGGCTTGGTGACGGGCGCGCGCGCCAAGGCCGTGATCGCCGTGTGCTGGGTGCTGTCGTTCGTGATCGGCCTGACGCCCATGCTGGGCTGGAGCCGCTGCGGGGAGGCGGCGGGCGCGCGCAACGGCTCGGAGGCGCGCGCGTGCGGCGCGGGCCAGGTGCCCTGCCTGTTCGAGGCCGTGGTGCCCATGGACTACATGGTCTACTACAACTTCCTGGCGTGcgtgctgctgccgctgctgctcATGCTCGCCATCTACCTGCGCATCTTCATGGCGGCGCGGCGGCAGCTGAAGCAGATGGAGGGCAAGGCGGCGGCGGGCGAGCGCTCGCGCTCCACGCTGCAGAAGGAGGTGCACGCCGCCAAGTCCCTGGCCATCATCGTGGGGCTGTTCGCCGTGTGCTGGCTGCCGCTGCACATCATCAACTGCTTCACGCTCTTCTGCGCCGAGTGCGCGCACGCGCCGCCCTGGCTCATGTACCTGGCCATCGTGCTGTCGCACACCAACTCCGTGGTGAACCCGCTCATCTACGCCTACCGCATCCGCGAGTTCCGCCACACCTTCCGCAAGATCCTGCGCGGCCGCGCCGCCGCCCCGCCCCCCGCCCGGGACTGCGGCCGCGCCCAGGAGCGCGTCAGCCTGCGGCTGGACGGGCGCGGCCCGGGGGGGGCGGGGCTCCAGGAGGCCCCGCCCGCCGCCTGCTGACGCCGGCCGCGCCTTCCGCCGAGGGAGCCGGAGGCCGGTGCCGTGGGCGCGGGGGGCGCGGAGCCTCCCTCCCGCGCGCGGTCCGGGGGGCCCCGGGGGGAGGGGCGGAGGGAGGGCCcgcggggggaggggcgggggagtGCATGGGGAGGCCAGGCTGGCCCTGGGTCTGCGCCGCGGGGGCCCCGGCCGCTCTTCCTAGCCCCGGGCAATGTTTATTCCAGAGGCTGAATTAAATGGGACCGTGAGACCTGTGTGTGAGTCTGCGCccggctccgccccccccccccccgtcccccCTCCCAGCCCTAACCGCCCGCGGGCTCCAGCTGTCTCGCGGCCCGCCGCCGGGACAGCCGCGCCGGGGCCGGGCCGGAGGAAGCAGAGCCCGGCCCGGGCTTCGGGAGGCGGGGCCGGGCCCTCAGGGAAGCGGCCTCGAGCCCCGCCCTCTGCCGCCTCCCGGCCCCTCCCACGTCCTCGCCCTCGCGCCCCGGAAGAGGCTGGTGAGGGACGTGGGGGCAGCTCTCACTCCTGCCCCCCCAGAAGCCCCCGGGGTTTTTAGGCCTTTTGAGCTCCTGTGGCTCAGGTTCCCCTCCCCCGCCTCCGTGCCAGCAAGCCTGGGCTCTCTGCCAGTCCCAGAGCGGAGGCCACAGCCCCGGCCCTGGCACCTGCCCCACTTGTCACCCCCACAAGCTTTGGGGAGCGCCGGGAAAGCGCGGCAGTTTCCGAGGAGGCGGCGGGAGCCAGCCTGCCCTGCCCGCAGCTGCGCAGAGGGCGCCCATTCTGCTGGCGGGAGGGGCGGCGCTGGcaagcaccccccccccccccccccccccccccccgcgttCCCCCTCCGGCCCTTCCCCGAGCCCCCTCCCCAGCCTGGCGTCTGCCCCTTCGGGGCCGGccacacctactgtgtgctgtgTGCCATAGGAGAGAGTTCAGGGTGAGCCCTGGGCTGGGATCTGGAggacctgggggggagggggaagacgGAGGAGCCCCGGATGGAAGGCGGAGGCGAGGCAGCCCCGACAGTCccgaggaaggaaggaaggggggcgGGGAGTTCTGGCCGCAGTTGCAGACTGGGCCAGTGGCGGAGGCCGATGCGAGTGACACCGGCCCAGGAGGGCCCAGGAGGGCCCAGGAGGGGCTGCGGGAGCAGGGGGACAGAGCCCCGCGGGAGGCTGGAGGACACGGGGGAGCAGTCCCACAGGAGGAGGAGAACGGGAGGCGCCCACGCCCGGAGAGCCAAGCGTCTGGGACAGGCTGCAGGGCCGGGAGGCAGCAGAAGCTGGGCAGAGAAAGGGAAGCACAGCGGGCACGGCCAGGCCTGGGCCCGGCACATGCCGGGGCTTCCCCCAGATCTGGCTGGCACCGGTGGGCCGCCCCGCCCGAGGCAGGAGGAGAGCCCCCGGGGGCAGGGCTCTCCAGGCTTGGCGCGGGGCCTGGCACGGGAAGAGCCCGATCCGGGTCTGGGGCTCCCTGGCTCTGTGTGCCAGGGAGGGGAGGAGGCGATTGAGGGCTCTGGGCCCAGGACCCTGCCTGCagctcctccctctcctccccctgctCTGCCTGGGACTGGCACGTGGTGCCATCCGCCCACAAGCCCCCCCCCCATTAGAGGCAATTTTCCAGTTAAAATGTTGTCAGTGACTGTCACGCTTTGATCTGCTTTGTGAGCCTCGGAGCCGCCCACTCACaggtgggggaaagaggaagggggggGCCGGAACCACCTCCAGCTGGGGGCGGCCGGCACCTTCCCAGCATCCCCGGCCCAGCTGTGCCCTCCCAGCCAAGGGGATTCACCAGCTTAGGACTCGGCACCTGCCTGCCGCCCCCTGCCAGCTGGGCCCCTCCCCCGTGGCTCCTACTTATGCCCTCGTTGGGGGGTGAGGGGCAAGCAAAGGGATCCAGGATGCCCGCCCGTGCCATTTGGGGTGCTTTGGCCCAGAGTTCCCTCCCCGGGGGCACCACCCCCGCCGGGGCTTTGGGACAGTCCTTCTGGATGTGAGCATCCTATGGTAAGGCTGGCAGGATGCTGGCAAAGCCCCTGCAGCCCCCGGACAAGTCTGAGGCCAGAAGGCCCTGGAGCAATGTGCCCATTGGCCAGATGAGGAAAGTTCGAGGTAGAGAAGGctaatgacttatccagagtcacctGGTGTGAGGGAGAGCAAAGAACTAATGTGTCTGCTCTCAGTCAGGCTGGCAAGGGCCTCCCAGCCGGGGGGAGCAGGAGGGGCTCCCAGTCAGCAGCTCGGAGCCTCCGGCTCCTCTGAGCTGCACCCCTGGCCTGAGCAGGCCGGGAGTCGGGGCCGCTGCTCTCCCCACTCCCTGTGGAGAGGCTTGGGAGCCCCGGGTTCCGGAGCTTCCCTGTGGGGGGCCTGGAGCCGGTAGCTCTCCCTGGACTCTGCCCCCGGGTGCCCACTGAGCATCCCGGGGCTCAGCACGGGCAGGAGCTGGCCGGGGGCTTCTGCTGGGCAGGAGGGTGCATACGGGGACTCCTCAGAGGGGGAACGGTGGATGCGGGGACCCCTCGGAGGGGGACGATGGATGTGGGGACCCCTCGGAGGGGGACGGTGGATGCGGGGATCCCTCGGAGGGGGACGGTGGATGTGGGGTGCCCTCGGAGGGAGACGGTGGATGCGGGGTGCCCTCGGAGGGGGACGATGGGTGCGGGGTCCCATTGGAAGGGTCTAGCAGATGTGGGAACACCTCAGAGGGGGACGGTGGATGCGGGGTGCCCTCGGAGGGAGACGGTGGATGCGGGGTGCCCTCGGAGGGGGACGGTGGATGTGGGGACCCCTCAGAGGGGGACGGTGGATGCGGGGATCCCTCGGAGGGGGACAGTGGATGTGGGGTGCCCTCGGAGGGGGACGGTGGATGCGGGGTGCCCTCGGAGGGGGACGATGGGTGCGGGGTCCCATTGGAAGGGTCTAGCAGATGTGGGAACACCTCAGAGGGGGACGGTGGATGCGGGGTGCCCTCGGAGGGAGACGGTGGATGCGGGGTGCCCTCGGAGGGGGACGGTGGATGTGGGGACCCCTCGGAGGGGGACGGTGGATGCGGGGTGCCCTCGGAGGGGGACGGTGGATGCGGGGTGCCCTCGGAGGGGGACGGTGGATGTGGGGACCCCTCAGAGGGGGACGGTGGATGCGGGGATCCCTCGGAGGGGGACGG
This sequence is a window from Sminthopsis crassicaudata isolate SCR6 chromosome 1, ASM4859323v1, whole genome shotgun sequence. Protein-coding genes within it:
- the ADORA2A gene encoding adenosine receptor A2a; amino-acid sequence: MALAISWDVVYIVVEVAIAVLAVLGNVLVCWAVSMNTNLQNVTNYFVVSLAAADIAVGVLAIPFAITISTGFCAAFHGCLFIACFVLVLTQSSIFSLLAIAIDRYIAIRIPLRYNGLVTGARAKAVIAVCWVLSFVIGLTPMLGWSRCGEAAGARNGSEARACGAGQVPCLFEAVVPMDYMVYYNFLACVLLPLLLMLAIYLRIFMAARRQLKQMEGKAAAGERSRSTLQKEVHAAKSLAIIVGLFAVCWLPLHIINCFTLFCAECAHAPPWLMYLAIVLSHTNSVVNPLIYAYRIREFRHTFRKILRGRAAAPPPARDCGRAQERVSLRLDGRGPGGAGLQEAPPAAC